In Flavobacterium sp. GSB-24, the genomic window GTCCGCTTTGCGAAAAACTTTTTGTAGTACCTGGAAATGCAGGAACTGCTGCCATTGCTGAAAATGTGGCAATATCTGCGACAGATTTTGAAGCTGTAAAAGCTTTAGTACTTAAAGAAAATATAAGTTTAGTAGTCGTAGGACCTGAAGATCCATTGGTAAAAGGTATTTACGATTTTTTCAAAAACGACGAAAGTTTAAAACATATTCCGGTTATTGGGCCATCTAAATTAGGGGCACAATTAGAAGGAAGTAAAGAATTTGCAAAAGAATTCTTGATGAAACATAATATTCCAACTGCAGCTTATGATAGTTTTACTGCCGAAACAGTTGAAAAAGGATGTGAATTTTTAGAAACTTTACAACCTCCATACGTTTTAAAAGCAGACGGATTAGCAGCAGGAAAAGGAGTTTTGATTATTCAAGATCTTGAAGAAGCAAAAACAGAATTACGCAACATGCTTGTTCATGCAAAATTTGGTACAGCAAGTTCAAAAGTGGTAATCGAAGAATTTTTGGACGGAATCGAATTAAGCTGTTTCGTTTTAACAGACGGAAAAAATTACAAAATTCTTCCAACGGCAAAAGATTACAAACGAATTGGAGAAGGAGATACAGGTTTAAACACAGGTGGAATGGGAGCGGTTTCTCCAGTTCCTTATGTAGATGCTGTTTTGATGGAAAAAATCGAAACTCGAATCGTAAAACCAACAATAGAAGGTTTCCAGAAAGACGGAATCGAATATAAAGGTTTTGTATTTATTGGTTTGATCAATGTGAAAAACGAACCAATTGTTATTGAGTACAATGTAAGAATGGGAGATCCAGAAACAGAAGTAGTTGTACCGAGATTAAAATCAGATTTAGTAGAATTGTTCTTATCTGTTGCAGATCAAAAATTGGGTGATTTTAATTTAGAAATTGATCCAAGAAGTGCTACAACAGTTATGGTAGTTTCTGGCGGATATCCTGAAGATTTCGAAAAAGGAAAAGTAATTTCTGGATTAGAAAATGTTACAGATTCTATAGTTTTTCATGCAGGAACAAAATTAGATAACGAAAATGTCGTTACTAATGGAGGACGTGTAATTGCTGTAACCTCTTACGGAGATAATTTCCAGGAGGCCATAAAAAAATCTTACCAAAACATAGATAAACTAAGCTTTGATAAGATGTATTTTAGAAAAGATATCGGTTTTGATTTAATCTAAAAAATAAATTCACAAGCCCTTTTTAATTAAAGGGTTTGGTTTTTTTATTTTAAAAATGAATGAGCCGTTGTATCTTGGTTTTCTGTTCCAGCGTCATCAAAAATACGTAATTGTTTAATCCAATAAACGATTGCGCATGCACAGATGATCATGAAAATCCAGTTAATTGTGTTTGCACCAAACCATGTAATTAATTCCAAACGACGTAAAAAGTCAAGAGGAGCAAACAAAATGTTAACGAATAAGTATTGTATTCCTTCAAAAAAAGCTGTCATAATTTTTTAAAATTATATGTTATTTATTGTTGTGTAACGCTTTGAAGATAAAATTCAAATGATAGAATCTTTTTTCAACTTGTTCGGTTTTCATTTTAAACAAGTATTATCTTTACAATCACAAAAGTATAAAATATCCTTATGATAACAAGTGTTTTTAAAAAATCTACACCATTAAATTATTCATTGGTCGTAATTTTAATACTGGTTTTCTTTTTTATGTTCCAAATTAAAGACCCATCTTGGGTTACTTCTTATTTTTTGGCTTTCCAAAAAGTGAGTTTGTTATGCTTTATTTTGGCTTCTTTTTTTATGATAAATTTTATTGTAAAAAAGAACGGACTCAGTAAAGACAATGGTTACGCGATACTTTTCTATTTATTATTTCTTTTGTTTTTTCCAACCATATTTAACAATCCAAATGTTATTTATGCGAACTTTTTTATTTTATTGGCACTTCGAAGGCTGATTTCACTTCAATCTCTCAAAGCATCAAAAGAAAAAATATTTGATGCATCATTTTGGATTTTTGTAGCTTCTTTATTTCAATTTTGGAGCGTACTTTTTTTAATATTGGTTTTTATATCAATTGTTTTTCATGTTTCGAGAGATTATAGAAACTGGGTTTTGCCTTTTATTGCATTTTTAGCAGTAGCAGTATTGTTTTATATGACATCTTTAATATTCCATATCGATGCCATCGCATTTTTTCAAGAAAGAGCTGTAATTGATTTTAGAATCGATTATTTTAAAAATAATTACGAAAACGGAGCACTTTCAATATATACCGCCGTTGCCTTATTTTTTGTTACTTCGATGTTAATGACATTATCAAACAGACCGCAGATTGTTCATTCTTCTTATAAGAAAATTGTAGCCTGCTTTTTTATTGCGGCTTTTGTGTATATCATTTCACCAAATAAGAGCAATGATTTATTATTGTTCAGTATCGCACCATTAGCAATTATGGCAACAAGTCATGTTGAATATATGCAGCAAAAATTGAACAACGAAATTGTATATTATGTGTTGATTGTCTGCAGTTTATTTACATTCTTTTCTCAATTATAATTTACTTCCGTAAGCCAGATCTCCAGCATCGCCAAGACCAGGAACAATGTAATTTTTCTCATTTAGTTTTTCGTCTAAAGAAGCAACCCATAAGTGACAATTATCCGGAAGATTTTTTTCTAGATAAGCGACGCCTTCTGGTGCGGCAATAACCACTACAATATGAATTTCTGTAGGAGCTGCATTTTCGACTAATTTTTTGTGAACCGCTACAATAGACTGACCCGTTGCGAGCATTGGATCAAGAAGTAAAACCGTTTTATTGTTTAAGTTTGAAATAGCCTGATATTCAACCAAAATTTCGAACTCATCATCATTATTAGGATGATATCTGCAGGCCGAAACAAAGCTGTTTTCTGCGTGGTCAAAATAATTTAGAAAACCGTTATGAAGTGGTAATCCAGCTCTTAGGATTGGGCATAAAACTAAATCTGTTTCAATTTCTGTTGTTTTTTTAATGCCGAGAGGCGTTTGAATATCAACATTTTTGTATGGCAAAATTTTACTCAATTCATAGGCCATGATTTCTCCAATGCGTTCAATATTTCTACGAAAACGCATACTGTCGTTCTGCACATTTACATTTCTAATTTGTCCTAGAAAATGATTTAATACACTGTTATTCTCAGAGATATAATGAATTTTCATAATATTTTTTTAGTAGATCAATAGTTTTTTAAGAAGAATTGAAAAATTAGTAGTTTTTTTCAAACTATAAAAGTATAAAAAGTATCTTTGTTTTATAAAAAAATAAAAACATGTTTTCAAAATTAGCATATTCTGTTTTCGAGCAAAGTATCAAAGATTATCATCAATTTGATAATGTTGATCAGCCGATTAATAATCCTTATCCAAAAGATAAGTTTGAACATTTATTATATTTGAAAAATTGGATTGATACTGTTCAATGGCATTTTGAAGATATTATTCGTGATCCGCAAATTGATCCTGTTGCAGCCTTGACTTTAAAAAGAAGAATTGATGCCTCAAATCAGGAACGTACTGATATGGTGGAATATATCGACAGCTATTTTTTACAAAAATACAGTGATGTAAAAGTAAAAGACGGAGCAAAAATCAACTCTGAAAGTCCTGCTTGGGCATTTGATAGATTGTCTATTTTAGCTTTAAAAATTTATCACATGAATGAAGAAGCAACTCGTGCAGAAGCTTCACAAGAACATAGAGATAAATGCCAGGAAAAATTAAATATTCTTTTAGAACAAAGAACAGATTTATCTACAGCAATTGAAGAATTATTGACAGATATTGAAAATGGTGATAAATTCATGAAAGTGTACAAACAAATGAAAATGTACAATGATGATGAATTGAATCCAGTTTTATATCAAAATAAAAAATAATTTGGCAGACTTGTCTAGCAAAATTAAGCATATAGCCGTCATGAGACTATCCGCAATGGGAGATGTCGCCATGACGGTTCCTGTTTTACGCGCTTTCGTAAAACAATATCCAACGGTGAAATTGACAGTTATTTCCCGTCCTTTTTTCAAACCTTTTTTTGATGGAATCCCAAATTTGGAATTTTTTGCGTTTGATGAAAAAAAAAGACACAAAGGATTTCTTGGACTTGTACGTTTATATAACGACGTAAAAAAACTAAAAATTGATGCTTTTGCAGATCTTCATAATGTATTGAGATCTAAAGTTGTGAGCTTACTTTTCGCTTTAAGCGGAAAAAAAAGAGCAACTGTAGACAAAGGCCGAGAAGGAAAAAAAGAATTAACAAGAGCCGAGAATAAGATTTTTAAACAATTGCCAACGATGTTCCAAAGACATTCAAAAGTGTTTGAAGAACTTGGTTTTCCGTTAGATTTATCCAATCCGAGTTTTCCTGAAAAAGCAGTTTTAAGTGCCGAAATTTTAGAAATCATCGGCGGAAAAAATCAAAAATTAATTGGAATTGCACCTTTTGCACAATATGATTCTAAGGTTTATCCAATAGATTTAATGAAAGAAGTTGTAGCAAAATTAGCTGAAAATTCAGCTTATAAAATTTTACTTTTTGGCGGCGGAAAAAAAGAAATCGAGATTTTAGATTCACTTTCGCAGCAGTATGAAAATGTAATTAATATGGCTGGGAAAATTAAATTTCAGCAGGAATTACAATTGATAAGCAATCTAGATGTTATGCTTTCTATGGATTCTGGAAATGCACATATTGCGGCAATGCTCGGCGTTAAAGTTATTACACTCTGGGGGGCTACGCATCCGTACGCAGGATTTTTACCCTTTAATCAAAGTTTAGAAAATGCTTTAACTTCAGACAGAAATCAATATCCTCAACTGCCAACTTCTGTTTACGGAAATAAAGTTGTTGAAGGTTACGAAGATGCAATGAGAAGTATTTCTCCAAAAGATATAGTAGAGAAAATTCAGTTAAGCATATAATCCATTAAAATCATAGAGGAAATATCCAATTGTTTTCTTTTTGTTTCTATTAGCAACAATTACAACAAAATGATTTTCTTTTTCTGTAGACAGCAAAATATGTTCAAAATCTTCTGTTGAATTTCTATAGACTTTATGTACCAATTGAGATTCTTTAATTTTTCGGGATAGTATGTTAGCCGCTTTTAACTTACTTACATAAGGCCAGATATTAAAAAAATTATGATCAGAAACTTTTACTTCTGTCATTTTTCCACTCATTGTTGAGTCATATTTTTCTTTAGACAGTAATTTTGGTCCTTTTTTATTTCGTTGTTTTTTAATTATGAAGTAAACGCAAATAAGGGATGTGATTACAAAAAGCGCGATAAAAGATAAACGAAGGTAGTGATGCGTTGCCATAATATTTAATATTTAAATGTGTTGACAAATTTTATTTAGTAATAGAGCAATATGCATAGATTGCGATTACCATAATTTCACCCCTAATATAATAAAAATTCAGCAATTTTTCAATTAAAAATTGGTTTTATAATAAATGGAGATTAATACCCAATCTTTCATTCTCATTTTGTAAAAAATTATAACATTTATAATAAGTCAAAAAAAATCCAAATTCCAGTTTTATTTGGAATTTGGATTTTTTAATATTGAAATTTCTAAATACTAAACATCGTCGTAGTCAACATAAATAGTTTCAGAAGTTGGATGCGCTTGACAAGTTAAAATTAATCCTTCGGCAATTTCGCTGTCTGTTAAAATAGAATTTTTAGTCATTTCGGCAGATCCTGCAGTAACACGTCCTAAGCAGCTGCTGCAAATTCCGCCTTGGCAAGAATACGGAGCATCAACTCCTTGTTTTAGAGCAGCATCTAGAATAGTCTGTTTTTTAGACATTTCAAAAGTAGTTTCCTCATCGTCTACCAAAACCGTAATTTTTGTATGCCCTTCTTGAGAACCTTGAATTATGTGTTCTTCAGAAGAAGAAGTAAAAAGCTCAAATTTAATAGCAGATTCTTTTACGTTTTTCTCTTTCAAAACATCAGAAACAGTATTGATCATTTCTTCTGGTCCGCACAAGAAGAATTTATCAAACTCAAGTTCTTTATGTTTGTTATTTAAAACAAAATTCACAGCAGATTTTTCAATTCTTCCAAACAAAGCATTTTCAGCTTTTGCCTGACTAAATACGTAATGCACAAAAAATCTGCCTACATATTGTAATTGTAAATCATGAAGTTCTTGATGAAACATAGTGTTTTCTGGAGTTCTATTTCCATAAACCAATACAAATGAACTTTTTGGCTCATTTTTTAAAACCGTTTTTATGATAGAAAGAACCGGAGTAATACCACTTCCTGCAACAAATGCGGCGTAATTTTTTTGTCTTTCAGCATCAGGCTCAAAAGTAAATTTTCCTTCTGGCTGACCCACTTCAAGAACATCTCCTGATTTTAATTTTGTATTGGCAAACTGAGAAAAAAGACCATTTTTTACAGCTTTGACAGCAATTCTTAATTCGCCGCTGTCTGGTGCAGAACAAATAGAATAAGCACGTCTAATTTCTTGGTTATCAAGAGTTAATTTTAAGTTTATATATTGACCAGCTATAAATTTATAATCTGGTTTTAGTTCTTCGGGAACATTAAAAAGTATAGAAACAGCATCTGCAGTTTCGCGTTTTACCTCTTTAATTATAAGTTTTAAGAATGAAGGCATGTTAGAATTTTTCTGCAAAAGTAGCAAACCAGTGTTAAATGATTAGCACGAAATTATTTTTTTTAACTTTTTTTGTAACGTTTTCCTACATTTGATCTCTTACTACACAGAAACTAAAACTATAAACCATGATTAAGAAGTTTATTTACCTAGAATGGAAGGCCTTTATTAGATCGGCATCTTTTGGTAAAAACCTAACAATGAAAATTATAATTGGATTTTTAATGATCTATTTTTCATTAATTTTTATCGGAATGGGAGTTGGAGCATTTTATGTTTTAAAGGACATGAAATTAGAACCATTAGTAACCATTAACAAATTTCTGATTTATTATTTTCTATTCGATTTGATAATTAGGTTGTTACTGCAGTCAATCCCAGTTTTAAATATCAAACCATTATTAGTTTTACCCTTTAAAAAACCAACGATTGTGCATTTTTCTTTAGGCAAAACAGTTTTGTCTTTTTTTAATTGGGTGCATGCCTTATTTTTTATTCCGTTTTCGGTTGTATTAATTTTGAACGGATATGATGTTGTTGGAATTGTTTTCTGGCATTTGGGAATTATGGCCATAATTTACATCAATAACTTTTTGAATATTATATTAAGTAATATCGATAAATTATTTGCTGTTTTTGTAGTATTGATTCTGGCTTTAGCAGGAGCACAATATTATAAATTGTTTGATATTACGACTTTTACAACTCCGTTTTTTCAAAATTTTTACGACATAGAAGGAGTGTTTTTAATTCCGATTTTAGTATTAATCGTGCTGCATGCTTTTACTTTTAAATACTTCAAGAAAAATTTATATCTAGATGCTGGATTATCTGTAAAACAAGACATTGCTTCGACAGAAAATCTTACTTGGCTGAATCAATTTGGAACCTTGGGGACATTTCTTAAAAATGATATTAAACTCATCAAAAGAAATAAGAGATCGAAAACTACTATTTTTATGAGTTTTCTCTTTTTATTTTATGGATTAATATTTTTTGCAAACTCGCATCAACCAGCAGTAATGCACATTTTTGCGGGCATATTTGTTTCAGGCGGATTCTTGTTTGTATTTGGTCAGTTTGTGCCAAGCTGGGATAGTTCTTATTATCAATTATTGATGACACAAAATGTTCCGTATCGTGGTTACATTACCTCTAAGTGGTGGCTGATTGTTATTGCAACTTTCATTTCTACAATTCTGGCTTCGTTTTATCTTTTTTACGGCTGGGAAGTGTATTTAACTATTGTCGTTGGAGCAATTTATAATATAGGAGTCAACTCGCATTTAGTTCTTTTAGGCGGTGCATTTACCAAAACGCCAATCGATTTAAGCAACGCCGGCGGAGCTTTTGGAGATAAAAAAGCGTTCAATGTTAATGCTATGCTTCTTTCGCTGCCAAAAATTTTACTGCCTTTAGCGCTGTACTCAATCGGACTTTATCTAAACAACAAAAATCTTGGATTAGGGTTAGTGGCTGGTGCAGGTGTTTTAGGATTTATTTTTAGAGATAAGGTTTTTTCTTTAATCGAAAAAAGATACAAAATCGAAAAGTACAGTACAATAAATGCTTATAAACAAAAAAGTTAAAATGTGCCAATTTGATAATCATCAATTAGAAATCTAAAATCAACAATCTAAAATCTAAAATTAAAATGATACAAGTAAATCAACTTATAAAAAATTATAACGGAACAACAGTTTTAAACATAGAAAATCTTGAAATTCCAAAAGGACAAAGTTTCGGATTAGTAGGAAACAACGGCGCAGGAAAAACCACATTTTTCAGCCTTCTTTTAGATTTAATTCAACCCTCAAAAGGAAGTATTCATAACAATAATATTCAGGTAAATACAAGTGAAAATTGGAAATCTTTTACCGGCTCATTTCTTGACGAAAGTTTCTTAATCGGCTATTTAACACCAGAAGAATATTTCTATTTTATTGGAGATCTTCGCAATCAAAATAAAGCTGATGTTGATGCTTTATTAGCTCAGCATGAAGAATTTTTTAATGGAGAAATTTTAAAAAATAAAAAGTATCTAAGAGACTTGTCTAAAGGAAATCAGAAAAAAGTAGGTATAATTGCTACACTTATAGGTAATCCAGAAGTTATTATTTTAGATGAGCCTTTTGCCAATTTAGATCCAACTACTGTCAGCAGGTTAAAAAAAATCATCAAAGATCTAGCAGATAATCCAAATGTTACGGTTTTAGTTTCAAGCCACGATTTACAGCATACAGTAGAGGTTTGCGACCGAATTGTAGCCCTTAATAAAGGAGAAATTGTAAAGGATATCAAAACTTCAAAAGAGACCTTGCAGGAACTAGAATCGTTTTTTGCGGTATAAGTTTTTAGATTACAAAAAGAAGCGTATTTTTACAAGTCTATATACTAAAATCGATTTTTAGTAGTTATCTGTTTTAAACTCTTTTCTATTGAAAAAGAATACTCTTAAATATAGTTTTACTTTCGTTTTTTTATTCTTTTTGATAGCTTGTTCTACCAAAAAAAATACCTTTTTGTCTAGAACTTCGCATTCTGTTGGCACGAAATATAATATTTTGTACAATGGAGGAATTGGTCTAGATAAAGGCTTAAAATCTATTCAAGCCAATGATCAAGATAATTTTTGGAAATTACTGCCAATTGAAAAAATGCAGTTTGACGAAAATTTTTCTGAAGGAGAAAAAGCTAAAAATCCAGATTTTGAGCGCGCAGAAACAAAAGCGACCAAAGCCATTCAAAAACACTCCATGAATATTGGAGGCAGGGAAAGAAATTCACAAATTGACGAAGCGTATTTAATGCTCGGAAAAGCAAGATATTACGATCAGCGTTTTATTCCTGCAGTTGAAGCATTCAATTATATTTTATACAAATATCCGAACAGCAATAATATTTATACTGCTAAAATCTGGCGCGAAAAAACCAATATGCGTTTAGGTAACGATGCCATTGCGTTAAAAAACATTAAGCTGCTGCTCAAAAATATAGATTTAGACAAACAGACTTACGCTGATGCTAATGCTCTTCTGGCTGAAGCTTTTATAAATTTAGAAGAAAAAGATAGTGCTGTTGCCAAACTAAGAATTGCTGAGGAATTTACAAGAAAGAATGAAGAGCGAGCTAGATACCGTTTTATTCTTGGCCAAATGTATCAGGAACAAGGAAAACGGGACAGTGCAATTTATTTTTATGATGGTGTAATCGATTTGAATCGAAAAGCAGATCGTAAATATATGATGCACGCGTACGCTAAAAAAGCACAGTTGTATGATTATGAAAAAGATAATGATACCATCTTTTTAAAAATGTTTAATAAACTTGTTACTGACCGAGAGAATCGCCCTTATTATGATGTGCTGTTTTACGAAATGGGAGTTTTTTATGATAAAAAGAAAGATCAAGAAAATGCCTTAAAGTTTTATAACAAGTCTTTAGGAAGAAAATCAAAAGATCCATATTTGGTGGCTTCTGCATACAGAAACATTGGGAACATGTATTTTAAAAATACAAATTATACAATGGCTGCTAAATATTATGACAGTACATTGGTGAAATTAGATCCTAAAACCAGAGAATACGCCTTTATAGAAAAAAACAGAAAAAACCTTGATAATGTAATTAAGTACGAAGCTATTGCAAAACGCAATGATAGTATAATTAAGGTATACAATCTGCCGGCAACTGAGAAAAAGATTTATTTCGAAAATTATATTGCAGAGTTAAAAAAGAAAGATGAAGCCAAACGACTTTTAGAAGAAAAAGAAAAAGAGCGTTTAGCAAATATCGACTTAAACTCCCAGGCACAGATTTCAGGAAATGGAGCTGTAAATCCACAGTCTTTAGGAAAACCTGTAGAACCAGAGGGAGTAGGAATGCCTCCTGGAGCAAATGAAAACGGAAGCACATTTTATTTCTATAATCCAACAACGGTTGCTTATGGAAAATTGCAATTTAAAAAAATGTGGGGTAATAGAACATTGGGCGGCAACTGGAGATTGGCAGGAATAAAATCTGCTAACAACGATGCAATGAACGATACCATCAATACTAAAGATGTTGCAAATGCTTTACAAGATACAGTGGTTGCAGAAAAATATACTGTAGCCTATTATGTAAAACAACTTCCTACGTCACAGCCAGCAATGGACAGTATTGGTATAGAACGTAATTTTGCATACTACCAATTAGGACTTATATATAAGGAGAAGTTTAAAGAATATAATTTGGCTAGTGATAAACTAGAACAATTACTGCGCAACAATCCAGAAGAAAAACTGGTATTGCCGACGATGTATAATTTGTATAAAATTTACCAAATTACAAATCCACAAAGAGCAGAAGAGATAAAAGCAGAAATTTCATCTAAATATCCAACTTCAAGATATGCTCAAATTTTAAATAATAGAGCAGAAGATCCTAACTCAAGTCCAGACAAAGAATACCAAAAATGGTATAAACTTTTTGAAGAAGAAAAATTTGATGAAGTCTTAGCCAATATTGATAATTTGATCAATCAATATTCTGGAGATGATATCGTTTCGAAATATGAATTATTAAAAGCCAATACTTTAGGAAAAGTAAATGGTTTAGAAGCTTATAAAAAAGGACTTGAAAATGTAGCCGATAATTATCCGAATAGTGAAGAGGGTAAAAATGCAAGAGAAATTCTAGAGAAACAAGTGCCGGCTTTAGAAAGATTAAATTTTACAACAGTAGACAACAAAAGCTGGAAAATTTTATATGCAGTTCCTAATAGTGATACTAAAACGCTTAAACAAATTGAAGAAGCGATTAGAGTATTTTTATTAGTTGAAAATTTTGAACGCTTAACAACTTCTTTTGATAAATACAATCAATCTGAAAGTTTTGTAATTATTCATGGTTTAAAATCTGAAGCTTATGCTAAAGATGTTGCGGGAGTTTTGAGAGATGACAAAAAATATAAAATTGCACATCCTGCTGTTATTATATCAACAGATAATTACAAAGTGGTTCAAATTAAAAAGAACCTCGAAGCCTATTTGACCCCAAAAACCCCATAATAATGTTTGAAAAAGTAAAAAAAAGCGGAACAGAGCAATTAGGAAAAACAAATCGTATTGTAGAAGGAACATCGATAGTAGGAGACATAGTGTCAAAAGCCGATTTTAGATTAGACGGCGAATTGATTGGAAATTTTACTTCACAAGGAAAAATTGTAATAGGCGCAAAAGGAGCTGTCAAAGGAGAAATTATTTGTAATAATGCGGATATTGAAGGAGAATTTCATGGAAAAATAAAAGTTCTTGAAATCCTTAATATTAAATCGACTGCTCAAATACATGGAGAAGTAGCAGTAGGAAAACTTTCTATAGAACCAGGAGCCGATTTTACAGCAACCTGTACCATGCTTACTCATAATAAAGAAGTAACCCTAAAAGATGGAAAAGGAACCGAATAATAATAGAAGAAATAAATGGCTTGCATTTATTAATATTCCTTTTCAAATGGGAGTTATTATTTTTGTATTCTCTTACTTTGGAACTTGGCTTGACGAAAAGCATCCAAGTCCCAAAGTATATTACAATACCATTTTTGTTATGCTTGGAGTTGGAGTCGCATTATATAATGTAATTCGCCAGGTAAACGATATTAATAAGACAAAGTAGTTTTTAGTAAAAACAGCTTAAGATAAAAGTTGCATCTTTGCGCAAAAATTATCTCAAATGCTTTTAAAAAATTACAAACCGGTATTTTATTTATTTTGTTTTGCTTTAACAGCTTATATTCTACACAAAGCAATTTTCTTTTTTTGTGAAATTAATATTCAAAACTTTCATTACAGTTTAGAATTACAGTATTTATTCTTCTTCGGAATTTCGGCTTTATTATACCTTATATTATTAATAGTAAAAAAGAAGAATTTTGAAATCGTCGGGATGACGTTCTTATTTGGAACTTTTGCACAAATGTTATTGGGATATTTAATTCTGCAGCCAATTTTAAAAATCAAAACTGGAGAAACCGATGTTGAAAAGATTAGTTTTTTTATAACATTTGTGCTGTTTTTGTTATTTCAGACGCTTTTAACTGTCCGATTATTAAATGAAAAGCGTTAAAATAACAATTCTTTAAAACAAGGTTTAAAAATAATTTTTCATATCCTTTTGAATATTAATAAAAAATGTACCTTTGCACCAAATTTTAGAAACGTAAAAAAATAAGATTTTCCACGATATGGTGATTTCAAACAAACCGCTCAGCTTTATT contains:
- a CDS encoding DUF4254 domain-containing protein, coding for MFSKLAYSVFEQSIKDYHQFDNVDQPINNPYPKDKFEHLLYLKNWIDTVQWHFEDIIRDPQIDPVAALTLKRRIDASNQERTDMVEYIDSYFLQKYSDVKVKDGAKINSESPAWAFDRLSILALKIYHMNEEATRAEASQEHRDKCQEKLNILLEQRTDLSTAIEELLTDIENGDKFMKVYKQMKMYNDDELNPVLYQNKK
- a CDS encoding glycosyltransferase family 9 protein produces the protein MRLSAMGDVAMTVPVLRAFVKQYPTVKLTVISRPFFKPFFDGIPNLEFFAFDEKKRHKGFLGLVRLYNDVKKLKIDAFADLHNVLRSKVVSLLFALSGKKRATVDKGREGKKELTRAENKIFKQLPTMFQRHSKVFEELGFPLDLSNPSFPEKAVLSAEILEIIGGKNQKLIGIAPFAQYDSKVYPIDLMKEVVAKLAENSAYKILLFGGGKKEIEILDSLSQQYENVINMAGKIKFQQELQLISNLDVMLSMDSGNAHIAAMLGVKVITLWGATHPYAGFLPFNQSLENALTSDRNQYPQLPTSVYGNKVVEGYEDAMRSISPKDIVEKIQLSI
- the upp gene encoding uracil phosphoribosyltransferase, with the translated sequence MKIHYISENNSVLNHFLGQIRNVNVQNDSMRFRRNIERIGEIMAYELSKILPYKNVDIQTPLGIKKTTEIETDLVLCPILRAGLPLHNGFLNYFDHAENSFVSACRYHPNNDDEFEILVEYQAISNLNNKTVLLLDPMLATGQSIVAVHKKLVENAAPTEIHIVVVIAAPEGVAYLEKNLPDNCHLWVASLDEKLNEKNYIVPGLGDAGDLAYGSKL
- a CDS encoding ABC transporter ATP-binding protein, whose amino-acid sequence is MIQVNQLIKNYNGTTVLNIENLEIPKGQSFGLVGNNGAGKTTFFSLLLDLIQPSKGSIHNNNIQVNTSENWKSFTGSFLDESFLIGYLTPEEYFYFIGDLRNQNKADVDALLAQHEEFFNGEILKNKKYLRDLSKGNQKKVGIIATLIGNPEVIILDEPFANLDPTTVSRLKKIIKDLADNPNVTVLVSSHDLQHTVEVCDRIVALNKGEIVKDIKTSKETLQELESFFAV
- a CDS encoding DUF5687 family protein; this translates as MIKKFIYLEWKAFIRSASFGKNLTMKIIIGFLMIYFSLIFIGMGVGAFYVLKDMKLEPLVTINKFLIYYFLFDLIIRLLLQSIPVLNIKPLLVLPFKKPTIVHFSLGKTVLSFFNWVHALFFIPFSVVLILNGYDVVGIVFWHLGIMAIIYINNFLNIILSNIDKLFAVFVVLILALAGAQYYKLFDITTFTTPFFQNFYDIEGVFLIPILVLIVLHAFTFKYFKKNLYLDAGLSVKQDIASTENLTWLNQFGTLGTFLKNDIKLIKRNKRSKTTIFMSFLFLFYGLIFFANSHQPAVMHIFAGIFVSGGFLFVFGQFVPSWDSSYYQLLMTQNVPYRGYITSKWWLIVIATFISTILASFYLFYGWEVYLTIVVGAIYNIGVNSHLVLLGGAFTKTPIDLSNAGGAFGDKKAFNVNAMLLSLPKILLPLALYSIGLYLNNKNLGLGLVAGAGVLGFIFRDKVFSLIEKRYKIEKYSTINAYKQKS
- the purD gene encoding phosphoribosylamine--glycine ligase — encoded protein: MTILLLGSGGREHAFAWKMTQSPLCEKLFVVPGNAGTAAIAENVAISATDFEAVKALVLKENISLVVVGPEDPLVKGIYDFFKNDESLKHIPVIGPSKLGAQLEGSKEFAKEFLMKHNIPTAAYDSFTAETVEKGCEFLETLQPPYVLKADGLAAGKGVLIIQDLEEAKTELRNMLVHAKFGTASSKVVIEEFLDGIELSCFVLTDGKNYKILPTAKDYKRIGEGDTGLNTGGMGAVSPVPYVDAVLMEKIETRIVKPTIEGFQKDGIEYKGFVFIGLINVKNEPIVIEYNVRMGDPETEVVVPRLKSDLVELFLSVADQKLGDFNLEIDPRSATTVMVVSGGYPEDFEKGKVISGLENVTDSIVFHAGTKLDNENVVTNGGRVIAVTSYGDNFQEAIKKSYQNIDKLSFDKMYFRKDIGFDLI
- a CDS encoding ferredoxin--NADP reductase: MPSFLKLIIKEVKRETADAVSILFNVPEELKPDYKFIAGQYINLKLTLDNQEIRRAYSICSAPDSGELRIAVKAVKNGLFSQFANTKLKSGDVLEVGQPEGKFTFEPDAERQKNYAAFVAGSGITPVLSIIKTVLKNEPKSSFVLVYGNRTPENTMFHQELHDLQLQYVGRFFVHYVFSQAKAENALFGRIEKSAVNFVLNNKHKELEFDKFFLCGPEEMINTVSDVLKEKNVKESAIKFELFTSSSEEHIIQGSQEGHTKITVLVDDEETTFEMSKKQTILDAALKQGVDAPYSCQGGICSSCLGRVTAGSAEMTKNSILTDSEIAEGLILTCQAHPTSETIYVDYDDV
- a CDS encoding DUF6427 family protein, whose product is MITSVFKKSTPLNYSLVVILILVFFFMFQIKDPSWVTSYFLAFQKVSLLCFILASFFMINFIVKKNGLSKDNGYAILFYLLFLLFFPTIFNNPNVIYANFFILLALRRLISLQSLKASKEKIFDASFWIFVASLFQFWSVLFLILVFISIVFHVSRDYRNWVLPFIAFLAVAVLFYMTSLIFHIDAIAFFQERAVIDFRIDYFKNNYENGALSIYTAVALFFVTSMLMTLSNRPQIVHSSYKKIVACFFIAAFVYIISPNKSNDLLLFSIAPLAIMATSHVEYMQQKLNNEIVYYVLIVCSLFTFFSQL